In Alicyclobacillus macrosporangiidus CPP55, a single window of DNA contains:
- a CDS encoding IS1380 family transposase has translation MRFIIEESDEVIVTHSGMTLVGLLLDKTTLGERLNRTRLSGMGKPDISNRDVAYSYIGLLCQGKTDFDHIEAFRDDEFFTIALQMDSVPSSPTLRQRLDMAAGKAGWESILLEESANLLRTLDVTLHPIVLGESSKRRAYIPLDLDVSPFDNSGTKKEGVSRTYKGHDGYAPIFAYLGQEGYVVNVQLREGSTHVQKDTAAFLRKSIQYAKQISALPLLVRMDAGNDSAENLAVCRSQDSRAEFIIKRNLRKESPQAWLVTAHQHGVCHEPRPGKKVYHGSLMCPVNGLSEPVRMVFEVIERTTMADGQTLLVPDIEIDAYWTSLPDDPDVIIRLYHDHAVMEQFHSEIKTDLDAERLPSGKFATNNLVLHFVCMAYNLLRVVGQESLKRNDAPLRKKAERRRIRTVIQNLMTLAAKLVRHARQTKLKLGHGNRWFPVFRRLYLTFV, from the coding sequence TTGCGCTTTATCATCGAAGAATCCGACGAAGTCATTGTCACACATTCTGGAATGACCCTTGTCGGTTTATTGCTGGACAAAACCACTCTCGGTGAACGCCTGAATCGGACTCGCCTGTCAGGCATGGGAAAACCAGACATTTCAAACCGAGATGTAGCGTACTCATACATCGGCCTGCTTTGTCAAGGCAAGACGGACTTTGACCACATCGAAGCCTTTCGTGATGACGAGTTTTTCACGATCGCACTACAGATGGACAGCGTGCCTTCGAGCCCAACGCTGCGCCAGCGTTTGGATATGGCAGCCGGAAAGGCCGGCTGGGAGAGTATTTTACTCGAAGAGTCCGCAAACCTCTTGAGGACCCTGGATGTTACACTGCATCCGATTGTGCTGGGTGAGTCATCGAAACGCCGGGCTTACATTCCCCTGGACCTTGACGTGAGCCCATTTGATAACTCGGGAACGAAAAAAGAAGGCGTCTCCCGCACGTACAAAGGCCACGATGGATACGCCCCAATCTTTGCTTACCTCGGCCAAGAGGGCTATGTGGTCAATGTTCAGCTGCGTGAAGGCAGTACCCATGTTCAAAAGGATACAGCGGCCTTCTTGCGCAAGAGTATTCAGTACGCAAAGCAGATTTCAGCCCTTCCGCTGCTCGTTCGCATGGATGCCGGAAATGACAGTGCAGAAAACCTTGCCGTGTGTCGTTCTCAGGACAGCAGGGCCGAGTTCATTATCAAACGGAATCTGCGAAAGGAAAGCCCCCAGGCCTGGCTCGTGACCGCCCATCAGCACGGTGTATGCCACGAACCTCGGCCAGGCAAGAAAGTGTATCACGGTTCGCTGATGTGCCCGGTCAACGGCCTGTCGGAACCAGTTCGGATGGTATTCGAAGTCATCGAACGGACCACCATGGCCGACGGGCAAACCCTGTTGGTCCCAGACATCGAGATCGACGCCTACTGGACCTCACTGCCCGACGACCCAGATGTGATCATTCGTCTGTACCATGACCACGCCGTGATGGAACAGTTCCACAGCGAAATCAAGACGGATCTGGACGCTGAACGGTTACCGTCAGGCAAGTTCGCAACCAACAACCTGGTGCTGCATTTTGTATGCATGGCTTATAACTTGCTGAGGGTGGTTGGCCAGGAAAGCCTGAAACGCAACGATGCACCCCTGCGTAAGAAGGCTGAACGTCGTCGTATCCGGACGGTGATTCAGAACTTGATGACCTTGGCTGCGAAGCTCGTCCGACACGCGAGGCAGACCAAACTGAAGCTGGGGCATGGGAACCGATGGTTCCCTGTGTTTCGCCGTTTGTATTTGACTTTCGTATAA
- a CDS encoding zinc metalloprotease HtpX, translating into MNTVKTWLLMGVLTVILVLFGRVIGGTHGMLIFLIISVLMNFIGYWMSGTVAIMMTGSRPVSEQELPEVYAIVRRLAERANLPMPEIYLTPSPQPNAFATGRNPRHAKVAVTEGILQALSWRELEGVLAHEMAHIKNRDILISSMAAMLAGVITSIADMLQWVLLFGMGNRDERDNGSTIAEVVMMILAPIAATIIQLAISRTREFKADATGARLVGDPNPLADALERLEAYAHHIPASVSPAASHLFIVNPFTGESFFNLFRTHPPTAERVRRLRNMRVLG; encoded by the coding sequence GTGAACACCGTGAAGACCTGGCTCCTGATGGGAGTGTTGACGGTCATCCTGGTCCTCTTCGGGCGGGTGATCGGCGGCACGCACGGGATGCTGATCTTCCTGATCATCTCCGTCCTGATGAACTTCATCGGGTACTGGATGAGCGGGACCGTCGCCATCATGATGACCGGGTCGCGCCCTGTGTCCGAGCAGGAATTGCCAGAGGTGTACGCCATCGTTCGGCGATTGGCGGAGCGGGCGAATTTGCCAATGCCCGAGATCTACCTGACCCCTTCACCGCAACCCAACGCGTTTGCGACCGGACGCAACCCGCGGCACGCCAAGGTAGCGGTGACGGAGGGCATCCTGCAAGCTCTGTCGTGGCGGGAGCTGGAGGGCGTGTTGGCGCACGAGATGGCGCACATCAAAAACCGGGACATCCTCATCTCGTCGATGGCCGCCATGCTGGCCGGCGTCATCACGTCCATCGCCGACATGCTCCAATGGGTGCTCCTGTTTGGAATGGGAAATCGCGACGAGCGGGACAACGGCAGCACCATCGCCGAAGTAGTCATGATGATCCTTGCGCCGATCGCCGCCACCATCATCCAGCTGGCGATCTCGCGCACGCGTGAGTTCAAAGCGGACGCCACCGGCGCACGCCTGGTCGGTGATCCGAACCCGCTCGCCGATGCCCTGGAACGGTTGGAGGCGTACGCGCATCACATCCCCGCCAGCGTCAGCCCGGCGGCGTCTCACCTGTTCATCGTCAACCCGTTCACCGGCGAGTCGTTCTTCAATTTGTTCCGCACACACCCGCCTACGGCGGAACGCGTACGCCGGCTGCGCAACATGCGCGTGCTCGGGTGA
- a CDS encoding ABC transporter ATP-binding protein — MMALEQVCKWYSVGGELLTVLQDVSFAVYPGEFVSIMGPSGSGKSTLMHILGCLDQPSSGRYFLRGRPVDGLTGDELARVRNREIGFVFQNFHLLPRMTALRNVELPLVYAGVAREERRRRALARLEEVGLQDRISHFPNELSGGQKQRVAIARALVNEPAILLADEPTGALDTRTGREIMGIFTELHQRGVTIVVITHDPGVASFAQRILHMLDGRLVGEERGRGA; from the coding sequence CTGATGGCCTTGGAGCAGGTGTGTAAGTGGTATTCCGTGGGCGGTGAACTCCTGACCGTGCTGCAGGACGTCAGCTTCGCCGTGTATCCGGGAGAATTCGTGTCCATCATGGGGCCCTCGGGCAGCGGCAAGTCCACGCTGATGCACATCCTGGGCTGCCTGGACCAGCCCTCGAGCGGCCGGTATTTTCTGCGCGGACGCCCTGTGGACGGACTCACCGGCGATGAGCTGGCGCGGGTACGAAACCGAGAGATCGGGTTTGTGTTTCAGAACTTTCACCTGCTGCCTCGCATGACGGCCCTGCGCAACGTCGAGCTGCCGCTGGTGTACGCCGGCGTCGCGCGCGAGGAGAGGCGACGGCGCGCCTTGGCGCGATTGGAAGAGGTGGGGCTGCAGGATCGCATCTCGCATTTTCCGAATGAACTGTCGGGCGGTCAGAAGCAGCGCGTCGCCATCGCCCGCGCCTTGGTCAACGAGCCGGCCATCCTGCTCGCCGACGAGCCCACGGGGGCGCTCGACACCCGCACGGGCCGGGAGATCATGGGCATCTTCACGGAGCTGCATCAGAGAGGCGTCACCATCGTCGTCATCACCCACGATCCCGGTGTCGCGTCGTTCGCCCAGCGCATTCTCCACATGCTCGACGGGCGCCTGGTGGGCGAAGAGAGGGGGCGCGGGGCATGA
- a CDS encoding efflux RND transporter periplasmic adaptor subunit produces the protein MREAADRRRRWMWGALAVVVVLAAAAVWWWRPRAPHVATAVAERTDLQETIFASGTVRPVDRQIVMPTNLTAPIGKVEVHIGDRVKKGQILITLQNEAQAAALQAAKTNLAQAQETLNAALQQQSAAPPGFQGQFTGTVAQARSTVAQAQANLSQAQAAYDATLLRAQMDGTVILINPSGVGSDGNPAPVLEVVGDAKQIVTQVSEVDAVHVKKGMAAEVTSEAFPGKTWRVSVQQVGLFATTDTGGGQVEVDLGVPADFPVPLGYQVDVHIISATHKGVVAIPYPALVQDGQGYAVYVVRDGRAERRPVQLGITTDTRVEVTKGLQAGDVVILNPPAGLASGSAVRT, from the coding sequence GTGCGCGAAGCGGCGGATCGACGGCGCAGGTGGATGTGGGGAGCGCTCGCGGTGGTGGTGGTGCTGGCTGCGGCCGCCGTGTGGTGGTGGCGGCCGCGCGCCCCGCATGTGGCGACCGCTGTGGCGGAGCGGACCGATCTGCAGGAGACCATTTTCGCCTCCGGGACCGTACGCCCGGTCGATCGTCAGATCGTGATGCCGACGAACCTCACGGCGCCCATCGGGAAGGTGGAGGTCCACATCGGGGACCGGGTGAAGAAAGGCCAGATCCTGATCACGCTGCAGAACGAGGCACAGGCGGCGGCACTGCAGGCGGCCAAGACCAACCTGGCGCAAGCCCAGGAGACCCTGAACGCTGCACTGCAGCAGCAATCCGCTGCTCCTCCCGGCTTTCAGGGGCAGTTCACAGGCACCGTAGCCCAGGCGCGATCGACCGTGGCTCAGGCGCAGGCGAATCTCAGCCAGGCCCAGGCGGCCTACGACGCGACGCTCCTCCGGGCTCAGATGGACGGCACGGTGATCCTCATCAATCCGAGCGGCGTCGGCTCGGACGGCAACCCCGCGCCGGTGCTCGAGGTGGTGGGGGACGCGAAGCAGATCGTCACGCAGGTGTCCGAGGTGGACGCGGTCCACGTGAAGAAGGGCATGGCGGCCGAGGTGACCAGCGAGGCATTCCCTGGCAAGACCTGGCGGGTGTCGGTGCAGCAGGTGGGTCTGTTCGCGACGACCGATACGGGCGGCGGACAGGTGGAGGTCGATCTCGGCGTCCCCGCGGATTTCCCGGTGCCACTCGGTTACCAGGTGGACGTGCACATCATCAGCGCCACCCACAAGGGGGTCGTCGCCATCCCCTATCCGGCGCTGGTCCAGGACGGACAAGGGTACGCGGTGTACGTGGTGCGCGACGGACGCGCCGAACGTCGGCCGGTTCAGCTGGGCATCACGACGGACACGCGCGTCGAGGTGACAAAGGGGCTTCAGGCGGGCGATGTGGTCATTCTCAATCCGCCGGCGGGCCTGGCGTCGGGAAGCGCGGTGAGGACGTGA
- a CDS encoding hydrogenase, whose product MANVLWMHGGACNGNTQSFLNAEEPTVIDLVTDFGINILYHHSLSMEFGEQVRHVFERILDGEVPLDIFVVEGTVIQGPNGTGRYDMLLDRPKKDWIWEFAHKAQYVVAVGDCACWGGVPATSPNPSESIGLQYQKGSHGGFLGADFRSKAGLPVINIPGCPSHPDWVTQILVAIATGRAEDVLLDELQRPQTFFKTFTQTGCTRVQYFEWKEPVEEFGQGTRKGCLFYEQGCRGPMTHSPCNRILWNRQSSKTRAGMPCIGCTEPQFPFFDLAPGTVFKTQKIFGSIPKEVPKDSDPLSYSVTAALARAAAPKWAREDMFVP is encoded by the coding sequence TTGGCCAACGTTCTTTGGATGCACGGCGGTGCATGCAACGGCAACACGCAGTCGTTCCTAAATGCTGAGGAACCAACGGTCATTGATTTGGTTACCGATTTTGGTATCAACATTCTCTATCATCACTCTCTGTCTATGGAGTTTGGAGAACAGGTACGTCACGTGTTTGAACGTATTCTCGACGGTGAAGTCCCGTTGGACATTTTTGTGGTGGAAGGGACGGTCATTCAAGGGCCGAACGGCACCGGACGCTACGACATGTTGCTGGATCGGCCGAAAAAAGATTGGATCTGGGAATTCGCCCACAAGGCCCAATACGTTGTCGCGGTCGGCGACTGCGCGTGTTGGGGTGGGGTTCCGGCGACCAGTCCAAATCCGTCTGAATCGATAGGCCTACAGTATCAGAAAGGCTCTCACGGCGGATTTTTGGGCGCGGATTTTCGTTCGAAGGCAGGTTTACCCGTTATCAACATCCCTGGTTGCCCGTCTCACCCCGACTGGGTGACTCAGATTCTCGTCGCTATTGCCACGGGTCGCGCGGAAGATGTTCTGCTGGATGAACTGCAAAGGCCGCAGACGTTTTTCAAGACATTTACTCAAACCGGATGCACGCGCGTACAGTACTTTGAGTGGAAAGAGCCTGTAGAAGAGTTTGGCCAAGGTACACGCAAGGGCTGCCTGTTCTATGAGCAGGGTTGCCGCGGCCCAATGACCCATTCGCCTTGCAATCGAATCCTATGGAATCGCCAGTCATCCAAAACGAGAGCGGGAATGCCTTGCATTGGTTGCACGGAACCGCAGTTTCCGTTCTTCGATCTCGCTCCCGGAACGGTATTCAAAACACAAAAGATTTTCGGTTCCATTCCGAAGGAAGTTCCGAAGGACAGCGATCCGCTCAGTTACTCTGTGACTGCCGCGCTCGCTCGAGCCGCAGCACC
- a CDS encoding ABC transporter permease: MNFSEMIAASWSSLMANKLRSILTMLGILIGVASIIAIVAIGQGGKAAVITAIESQGAEETIQILPREVVEPGLPQPGQVLKFTDQEFQLVRGFTGVASVSYSLYGQGVVVYRNHQVNASIQAGPAQLNDLAHFVVVDGRMFTDADVAAHRSVAVLSQSLAGKLFGRGIDPVGKVVRIAGHPLQVVGVAASTQFNLFASILGADYIYLPATTCHDFFPWWNITEMDVRIAPGTDKADLSQRLVTALNIHAHNPEAFEDASGFLIGVERIVGTVTSILTLVIGAVAGIALVVGGVGVMNIMLVSVTERTQEIGIRMSLGATRRAILLQFLTESVMITVMGGSLGILLGVLASWIVHWTTPLPSVVSWQAVAIGFFFSVATGVVCGIYPANKAARLDPIDALRYE; encoded by the coding sequence ATGAATTTCTCCGAGATGATCGCGGCGAGCTGGAGTTCGCTGATGGCCAACAAGCTTCGCTCCATTCTCACGATGCTCGGCATCTTGATTGGGGTGGCGTCCATCATCGCCATTGTCGCCATCGGCCAAGGGGGAAAGGCGGCGGTGATCACCGCCATTGAGAGCCAGGGTGCGGAGGAGACGATTCAGATCCTGCCGCGCGAGGTGGTCGAGCCCGGTCTTCCCCAGCCCGGCCAGGTGTTGAAGTTCACCGACCAGGAGTTTCAGCTCGTACGGGGTTTCACGGGCGTCGCGTCGGTGTCGTACTCCCTCTATGGCCAGGGGGTGGTGGTGTACCGCAACCACCAGGTCAACGCGTCCATCCAGGCAGGGCCCGCGCAGTTGAACGACCTGGCGCATTTCGTCGTCGTCGACGGGCGCATGTTCACCGACGCCGACGTGGCCGCCCACCGCAGCGTCGCCGTGCTCAGCCAATCGCTGGCCGGGAAGCTGTTTGGGCGCGGGATCGATCCCGTCGGCAAAGTGGTCCGCATCGCGGGCCATCCCCTTCAGGTGGTGGGCGTGGCGGCTTCCACTCAGTTCAATCTGTTCGCAAGCATCCTCGGGGCAGACTACATCTACTTGCCAGCGACCACTTGTCACGACTTCTTTCCGTGGTGGAACATCACCGAGATGGACGTGCGCATTGCGCCTGGGACGGACAAGGCGGACCTCTCGCAGCGTTTGGTGACGGCGCTCAATATCCACGCCCACAACCCGGAGGCCTTCGAGGATGCCTCCGGCTTCCTCATTGGCGTCGAGCGCATCGTCGGGACGGTGACATCCATCCTCACGCTCGTCATCGGCGCCGTGGCGGGCATCGCGCTGGTGGTGGGCGGCGTCGGTGTGATGAACATTATGCTCGTGTCCGTCACCGAGCGGACGCAGGAGATCGGCATCCGCATGTCCCTCGGGGCGACGAGGCGGGCGATTCTCTTGCAGTTTTTGACGGAATCGGTGATGATCACGGTGATGGGTGGAAGTCTTGGGATCTTGCTTGGGGTGCTCGCGTCGTGGATCGTCCATTGGACGACGCCGCTGCCGTCGGTGGTGTCCTGGCAGGCGGTCGCCATCGGATTTTTCTTCTCGGTGGCGACGGGGGTGGTCTGCGGGATCTACCCGGCAAACAAAGCAGCGCGTCTCGATCCGATCGACGCGCTGCGGTATGAGTGA
- the hypA gene encoding hydrogenase maturation nickel metallochaperone HypA — translation MHELSIAQSLVELAIEAAADAGIKPVKAVHLKLGTLSGVVKESLEFSFDIVTEGTPLEGARLVIEEVPVKVFCPDCREAHVLPEPFPMRCPVCGVKTGQVLEGREIELYALEGGEGDAGDDVESTDR, via the coding sequence GTGCATGAACTCTCTATCGCCCAGAGTTTGGTGGAACTCGCCATCGAAGCAGCGGCAGATGCGGGGATAAAACCCGTGAAGGCGGTTCACTTGAAGCTCGGTACGCTATCGGGTGTGGTCAAGGAATCCTTGGAATTTTCCTTTGACATCGTCACCGAAGGGACGCCACTCGAAGGTGCCAGGCTTGTGATTGAGGAAGTTCCGGTAAAAGTGTTTTGCCCTGATTGTCGAGAGGCACATGTGTTGCCTGAACCGTTTCCCATGCGCTGTCCCGTGTGTGGGGTAAAGACAGGTCAGGTACTCGAGGGGCGGGAGATCGAATTGTATGCCTTGGAAGGAGGTGAAGGGGATGCAGGAGACGACGTCGAATCCACGGATCGTTGA
- a CDS encoding site-specific integrase, giving the protein MSRIQVLGLKWSDVDLERGYVSVQRTLDYVKRQPMVKELKTDRSRRYVALPRLSIEALHTQRAMQAQDKLLLGKAYRCSDWVFTNEYGDPLSPNSLNTAWYRALRQVDVPRIRFHDLRHTHASLLLQEGVNPKVVSERLGHATVQITLDTYSHVLPGLQREAAHQIDNLLRKPGDNHFDTRRVEKW; this is encoded by the coding sequence TTGTCACGGATTCAGGTTCTGGGTCTAAAGTGGTCAGATGTGGATCTGGAGCGAGGCTATGTGAGTGTACAACGCACACTGGATTATGTGAAACGTCAACCTATGGTAAAGGAACTCAAAACAGATCGAAGTCGACGATATGTTGCCCTGCCTAGGCTTTCCATTGAAGCGCTACATACGCAACGAGCTATGCAGGCGCAAGATAAGCTCTTGCTCGGCAAGGCATATCGCTGCAGTGACTGGGTATTCACCAACGAATACGGGGATCCTTTGTCTCCTAATTCACTCAATACGGCATGGTACAGGGCGCTCCGCCAAGTTGATGTGCCGCGCATCCGATTCCATGACCTTCGACACACCCATGCCAGCCTACTCCTTCAGGAAGGTGTCAACCCAAAGGTCGTTTCTGAGCGGCTCGGCCACGCGACCGTTCAAATCACATTGGACACGTATAGCCACGTCTTGCCCGGTCTTCAGCGTGAAGCCGCACACCAAATCGACAACCTGCTTCGAAAACCAGGAGACAACCATTTCGATACCCGAAGGGTAGAAAAATGGTAG
- a CDS encoding glycosyltransferase family 4 protein: protein MAAIFVVVPGNEQGGAATHLVAFARAVREAGLDARFCFLSLGSGPLADRLRAVVAVEHLPASPVQAFRALTVRMRAQPPDSLWHAHGPRLNVLVATAARMTGRRWVSTIHSDPRKDFLASAWKSAVFTRLNLTALRSSSGMFLCNPSFSDLVPGKPWFWVPNALAAEPLPEPAAVYRTRLRSQFGIDPDTPVVGMVARLDPVKDIPTAIHAMANLPGVHLAVAGDGGQRTALTAMIAELDLKDRVHLLGHIREIGPFLSSLDVHVLASRSEGLPYAVLEAGYYGIPNVMSDIPAARGLIESERTGLLFPVGNGAVLAAQIRRLLDDTDLARRLAASFQSEILPRFTPARMLDAYLEGYRALGAP, encoded by the coding sequence ATGGCGGCGATCTTTGTCGTGGTTCCGGGAAATGAGCAGGGCGGCGCGGCGACCCACCTGGTGGCATTCGCCCGCGCCGTACGGGAAGCCGGGCTGGACGCCCGGTTCTGTTTTTTGTCCCTCGGATCGGGCCCGCTGGCGGACCGGTTGCGGGCTGTGGTGGCGGTGGAGCACCTGCCGGCATCGCCGGTACAGGCGTTTCGAGCGCTCACCGTCCGGATGCGGGCGCAGCCGCCGGACAGCCTGTGGCATGCTCACGGACCGCGGCTAAATGTGCTGGTCGCGACGGCGGCCCGCATGACCGGCCGACGGTGGGTCTCCACCATCCACAGCGACCCGCGGAAGGATTTCCTCGCCAGCGCTTGGAAATCGGCCGTGTTCACGCGGTTGAATCTGACGGCGCTTCGGAGCTCGTCCGGAATGTTCCTATGCAATCCGTCGTTTTCGGATCTCGTCCCGGGGAAACCCTGGTTTTGGGTGCCCAACGCCCTGGCCGCCGAGCCCTTGCCGGAACCCGCGGCGGTGTATCGGACACGCCTTCGCAGCCAATTCGGGATCGATCCGGACACGCCCGTCGTCGGGATGGTCGCCCGGTTGGACCCGGTGAAGGACATTCCCACGGCCATCCATGCCATGGCGAACCTGCCGGGTGTGCACCTCGCCGTCGCTGGCGACGGCGGGCAGCGTACCGCTCTCACGGCGATGATCGCCGAGCTGGATCTGAAGGATCGGGTGCATCTTCTGGGCCACATCCGGGAGATCGGCCCATTTCTGTCTTCTCTGGATGTGCACGTGTTGGCCTCGCGCAGCGAAGGTCTGCCCTACGCGGTTCTGGAGGCGGGATACTACGGCATTCCGAATGTCATGTCCGACATTCCGGCCGCCCGCGGTTTGATTGAATCGGAGCGCACCGGTCTGTTGTTCCCGGTGGGGAATGGTGCGGTGCTCGCGGCTCAGATTCGGCGCCTGTTGGACGATACCGATCTGGCCAGGAGGCTGGCCGCGTCCTTTCAGTCGGAGATCCTGCCCCGCTTCACACCGGCGCGGATGCTGGACGCTTATCTGGAGGGGTATCGTGCCCTTGGGGCGCCGTGA
- the speD gene encoding adenosylmethionine decarboxylase, with product MDTMGRHVIAELWGCPADKLNDLPSIERIMVNAALEAGAEVREVAFHKFAPQGVSGVVIISESHLTIHSFPEHGYASIDVYTCGDRIDPNVACDYITKALGATRLEAIEVPRGVGPIQVQDVKVRAF from the coding sequence ATGGACACGATGGGCCGTCACGTGATCGCCGAACTGTGGGGTTGCCCTGCCGACAAGCTGAATGATCTACCAAGCATTGAACGCATCATGGTGAACGCTGCACTCGAGGCTGGGGCCGAGGTGCGAGAGGTCGCATTTCACAAATTTGCGCCTCAAGGTGTGAGCGGAGTGGTGATCATCTCCGAGTCGCATCTGACAATTCACAGTTTCCCGGAACACGGGTACGCGAGCATCGACGTGTACACGTGCGGAGATCGCATCGACCCAAACGTGGCCTGTGACTACATCACAAAGGCGCTCGGCGCGACTCGCCTGGAGGCCATCGAGGTGCCGCGCGGCGTCGGTCCGATCCAGGTCCAGGACGTCAAGGTGCGCGCGTTCTGA
- a CDS encoding PepSY domain-containing protein, translated as MKMKIRWMTLPTLAVFAFVQPALAGEHLWRGVDDSVATVAPAGADDVARAAADVHHGMADDMHQFDVKSSVQVSRQDLREAYEASRDAYTKKLQKFAKCSPHDAEKAVAAAHPGMKVTHLQLRNIRTNLVYIGIAEDDEDKYLVIVDAGNGKVLLDRELPTHHEKVFAD; from the coding sequence ATGAAGATGAAGATCCGGTGGATGACCCTTCCCACCCTAGCGGTGTTTGCGTTTGTGCAGCCCGCCCTGGCAGGTGAACATCTTTGGCGTGGCGTTGACGACTCAGTCGCCACCGTCGCCCCTGCAGGCGCAGACGATGTTGCCCGAGCCGCTGCCGATGTCCATCACGGTATGGCCGATGACATGCACCAATTCGATGTCAAATCCAGTGTCCAAGTCTCCCGGCAGGACCTTCGCGAAGCGTATGAGGCCAGCCGCGATGCGTACACCAAAAAGCTGCAGAAGTTCGCCAAGTGTTCCCCACATGATGCCGAGAAGGCGGTCGCTGCCGCCCATCCAGGTATGAAGGTGACCCATCTGCAGCTGCGCAACATCCGCACCAATCTGGTGTACATCGGAATTGCGGAGGATGACGAGGACAAGTACCTGGTGATCGTCGACGCGGGCAACGGCAAGGTGCTGTTGGACCGGGAACTGCCCACGCATCACGAAAAGGTGTTCGCCGACTGA
- a CDS encoding DUF1641 domain-containing protein has product MAGAGQGAVVEAPLEQLLVEKLTEPQITEQLIRLLDKLEHVTFLLDMVEGFLRRGPEIADSVNDLVILLRESLSKPEYVTRLELAFAAVRRMQEFLDSPQVQELLKSDVLDVRSVQLVGKLSRSMIEASEETAKTDIKRIGLFGLMRALSDPEVQPALNFVISFARHFSKELSGA; this is encoded by the coding sequence ATGGCGGGAGCAGGGCAAGGGGCGGTCGTGGAGGCGCCGCTGGAACAATTGTTGGTGGAAAAGCTGACAGAACCGCAAATAACGGAGCAACTAATTCGTCTCCTCGATAAGCTGGAGCACGTGACGTTTCTCCTCGATATGGTGGAGGGTTTTTTGCGTCGCGGACCTGAAATCGCTGATTCGGTCAACGATCTCGTTATTCTTTTACGAGAGAGTTTGTCTAAGCCCGAGTACGTGACGCGATTAGAACTCGCCTTTGCCGCCGTGCGTCGCATGCAAGAGTTTCTCGATTCCCCTCAAGTTCAAGAACTGTTGAAGTCCGATGTCCTCGACGTACGGTCCGTACAGTTAGTTGGAAAATTGTCACGTTCGATGATCGAAGCCTCTGAAGAAACGGCAAAGACGGATATCAAGCGCATCGGACTCTTTGGGCTCATGCGGGCATTGAGTGATCCAGAGGTACAACCGGCCCTGAATTTCGTTATCAGTTTTGCACGACATTTTTCGAAGGAGCTCAGCGGTGCATGA
- the hypB gene encoding hydrogenase nickel incorporation protein HypB, whose product MQETTSNPRIVEIRQNVLKKNDLLARGLRKRFLDAGVYVTNLVSSPGAGKTTLLTEVLTRLGQRYRVAALVGDLATENDAERLRKSGAQVRQITTGTVCHLEAEMVERNLEGWDMRDIDFLFIENVGNLVCPASYDLGENERVVLFSVTEGEDKPVKYPTIVNSADLAVITKVDLAEAVGFQRERFYEALSEVRPGIPVLEVSARSGEGIDEWVSHLETAKRSCKEMVSTS is encoded by the coding sequence ATGCAGGAGACGACGTCGAATCCACGGATCGTTGAGATTCGCCAGAACGTGTTGAAGAAAAATGACCTTCTGGCGCGGGGGTTGAGAAAACGGTTTCTTGACGCCGGTGTCTACGTTACCAACTTAGTCTCGAGTCCAGGTGCGGGAAAGACGACATTGCTGACGGAAGTCTTGACTCGCCTCGGGCAACGATACAGGGTGGCTGCGTTGGTGGGCGATTTGGCCACAGAAAACGATGCGGAACGATTGCGCAAAAGTGGAGCCCAGGTCCGTCAAATCACCACTGGTACAGTGTGCCACCTTGAGGCGGAAATGGTTGAAAGAAACCTCGAGGGATGGGACATGAGAGATATTGATTTTCTCTTTATTGAGAATGTCGGGAATCTCGTGTGTCCTGCCAGTTATGATTTGGGCGAAAATGAACGCGTGGTACTCTTTTCGGTAACAGAAGGCGAAGACAAGCCGGTGAAATACCCCACCATCGTCAACAGCGCAGATCTCGCAGTGATTACGAAGGTCGACTTAGCTGAGGCAGTGGGATTTCAGCGGGAGCGATTCTATGAAGCATTGAGTGAGGTGCGACCGGGTATCCCGGTTCTTGAGGTTTCTGCTCGTTCAGGTGAAGGGATCGACGAGTGGGTGTCTCATCTGGAAACAGCGAAACGGTCGTGCAAGGAGATGGTTTCAACCTCCTAA